In Hamadaea flava, a genomic segment contains:
- the steA gene encoding putative cytokinetic ring protein SteA: MRLPTLRRTRGAEPGTIIGTARLDRRTKRLVGRLRAGDLAVIDHVDIDRVAADALVAVGVGAVLNAKPSISGRYPNLGPQVLIEAGVLLLDDLGEGVFQNVREGDELRIEGNTVFLGDEPVAHGIRQDAESVAKSMVDAREGLSVQLEAFAANTMEYLKQERDLLLDGVGVPEVATQVAGRHCLIVVRGYDYKADLDVLRPYIREFKPVLIGVDGGADALVEAGYTPDMIIGDMDSVSDDVLRCGAEVIVHAYPDGRAPGLARMHQLGVPAITFPAAATSEDIAMLLADEKGASLIVAVGTHATLVEFLDKGRGGMASTFLTRLRIGGKLVDAKGVSRLYRQSISGSSLLLLVLSAIAAMAAAVAVSTVGKAYLAVVAEWWDNLMFQVQRLF, translated from the coding sequence ATGCGTCTACCCACCTTGCGCCGGACCCGGGGCGCCGAACCGGGCACGATCATCGGCACCGCACGGCTCGACCGACGGACCAAACGGCTCGTCGGCCGGCTACGCGCGGGCGATCTAGCGGTCATCGACCACGTCGACATCGACCGCGTCGCGGCCGATGCTCTGGTCGCGGTGGGCGTCGGCGCGGTGCTGAACGCCAAGCCGTCGATCTCCGGCCGCTATCCGAACCTCGGCCCGCAGGTGCTGATCGAGGCGGGCGTACTGCTTCTCGACGATCTGGGCGAGGGCGTCTTCCAGAATGTCCGCGAGGGCGACGAACTTCGCATCGAGGGCAACACTGTCTTCCTCGGTGACGAGCCGGTCGCGCACGGCATCCGGCAGGACGCCGAATCGGTGGCCAAGTCCATGGTGGACGCCCGGGAGGGCCTGTCCGTGCAGTTGGAGGCGTTCGCCGCCAACACCATGGAGTATCTGAAGCAGGAGCGGGATCTGCTCCTGGACGGCGTCGGCGTGCCGGAGGTCGCGACGCAGGTCGCCGGCCGGCACTGCCTGATCGTGGTCCGCGGCTACGACTACAAGGCCGACCTCGACGTGCTGCGGCCCTATATCCGTGAGTTCAAGCCGGTGCTGATCGGGGTGGACGGCGGGGCGGACGCGCTGGTCGAGGCGGGGTACACACCCGACATGATCATCGGCGACATGGACTCGGTCTCCGACGACGTACTGCGCTGCGGCGCCGAGGTGATCGTGCACGCGTACCCGGACGGGCGGGCGCCGGGCCTGGCCCGGATGCACCAGCTCGGTGTGCCGGCGATCACCTTCCCGGCCGCGGCGACCAGCGAGGACATCGCGATGCTGCTGGCCGATGAGAAGGGCGCTTCGCTGATCGTGGCGGTCGGCACCCACGCGACGCTCGTCGAGTTCCTCGACAAGGGCCGGGGCGGCATGGCGTCGACGTTCCTGACGCGGCTGCGCATCGGCGGCAAGCTCGTCGACGCCAAGGGGGTCAGCCGGCTCTACCGGCAGAGCATCTCCGGTTCGTCTCTGCTCCTTCTGGTGCTGTCGGCGATCGCCGCGATGGCGGCGGCAGTGGCGGTCTCCACCGTAGGTAAGGCTTATCTCGCTGTGGTCGCGGAGTGGTGGGACAATCTCATGTTCCAAGTGCAGCGGCTGTTCTAG
- a CDS encoding copper transporter, producing MINFRYHVVSLTAVFLALAIGLVVGTAALNGPAADALNETVNSLRKSNSQLRDQLDGLAVEQNRKDDYVAESAPYLLTGKLTSRRILIVVMPSGREFVDGVTKQLGVAGAKVTGTVALNDKFTDPSNDSELMELAENALPPSVPATALPSSSDAQELASTLLSAVLMDRTPAVATADMNSVLTAFNKAGYLSVDGKVSGPAEAAVIISGMPYTDTSASDKNSNVQTTVVQFDKAGPVVVAGVLGGDGNVISAVRADPALVKSVSTVDDVNTAQGQVVSALATWEQLVVGKTGQYGVGSGATTLMPKMPA from the coding sequence GTGATCAACTTCAGGTACCACGTCGTGTCGCTCACGGCGGTCTTTCTCGCGCTGGCCATCGGCCTGGTCGTCGGGACGGCGGCGCTCAACGGGCCGGCGGCCGACGCCCTGAACGAGACGGTGAACTCGCTGCGCAAGTCCAACAGCCAGCTCCGGGATCAGCTGGACGGGCTGGCGGTGGAGCAGAACCGCAAGGACGACTACGTCGCCGAGTCCGCTCCGTATCTGCTGACCGGCAAGCTGACCTCGCGCCGGATCCTCATCGTCGTGATGCCGTCCGGGCGGGAGTTCGTCGACGGCGTCACCAAGCAGCTGGGTGTCGCGGGCGCGAAGGTCACCGGCACGGTGGCGCTGAACGACAAGTTCACCGACCCGTCGAACGACAGCGAGCTGATGGAGCTGGCGGAGAACGCGTTGCCGCCGAGCGTCCCGGCCACGGCGCTGCCGTCCAGCAGCGACGCGCAGGAGCTGGCGAGCACACTGCTCTCGGCGGTGCTGATGGACCGCACGCCCGCCGTCGCGACGGCCGACATGAACTCGGTGCTGACCGCGTTCAACAAGGCCGGTTATCTCAGTGTGGACGGCAAGGTCAGCGGGCCCGCCGAGGCGGCGGTGATCATCTCGGGCATGCCGTACACCGACACCTCGGCGTCGGACAAGAACAGCAACGTGCAGACCACCGTGGTGCAGTTCGACAAGGCCGGTCCGGTGGTGGTGGCCGGGGTCCTCGGCGGCGATGGCAACGTCATCTCGGCTGTGCGCGCGGATCCGGCGTTGGTGAAGTCTGTGTCGACTGTGGATGACGTCAACACCGCGCAGGGTCAGGTGGTGTCCGCGCTGGCGACCTGGGAGCAACTGGTGGTCGGCAAGACGGGGCAGTACGGCGTCGGGTCCGGCGCGACCACGCTCATGCCGAAGATGCCTGCCTGA
- the murJ gene encoding murein biosynthesis integral membrane protein MurJ: MSRIARAATLIAVLTVVSRVVGFARTWVLTLSVGQTDLGSVYASANAIPNIIFEIVAGGAMAALVVPLLAGAVANGDVRAVSRTASALLTWVLAGLVPLAVVVAVGADWVIRLVAGRDWTPEQYETGALMLRIFAIQIPLYGVGVVLIGVLQAHRKFAWPVIAPLLSSLVVITAYALFAAHDGARADLAQASRTGVLILAIGTTLGVVVLSGCLLIPLRSLRLTLRASWQIDHPDVKGLAASGLLTVAFQQLALIVALRLANSTEADGTALVFTVAQTVFLLPWAVLAVPAATAAYPALAESAATGRLSAYNQTLANTARAVTLLSCLGVALLAGVAGPAAAFLSAGADPTALAWGIAAFAPGLLGYGLAALLSRALYARSGQRAAAIAFGLGWGSAAVAMPILAAVLPESARVAALGLGTSVGLTVLGLVLVIVLRRTGATMPRLTRAAAAGLLAAAVGAAAGNGVCRLAGGLPSGVGAIIGLGVAAGAVVVVVFVAVLLPLAGGDVRALARRFARR; the protein is encoded by the coding sequence ATGAGCCGAATAGCCCGCGCCGCCACCCTCATCGCGGTGCTCACCGTCGTCAGCCGCGTCGTCGGGTTCGCCCGGACCTGGGTGCTGACCCTCTCGGTGGGCCAGACCGACCTCGGCAGCGTGTACGCCAGCGCCAACGCCATCCCCAACATCATCTTCGAGATCGTCGCCGGCGGTGCGATGGCGGCACTGGTCGTGCCGCTGCTGGCCGGCGCGGTCGCCAACGGCGACGTGCGGGCGGTGTCGCGTACGGCGTCGGCGCTGCTCACATGGGTGCTGGCCGGCCTCGTCCCGCTGGCCGTGGTGGTGGCCGTCGGCGCGGACTGGGTCATCCGGCTCGTCGCCGGGCGCGACTGGACGCCAGAGCAGTACGAAACCGGCGCGCTCATGCTGCGGATCTTCGCGATCCAGATCCCGCTCTACGGGGTCGGGGTGGTGCTCATCGGCGTACTGCAGGCGCACCGGAAGTTCGCCTGGCCGGTGATCGCCCCGCTGCTGTCGAGCCTGGTGGTCATCACGGCGTACGCCCTGTTCGCGGCGCATGACGGCGCGCGGGCGGATCTGGCGCAGGCGTCCCGGACCGGGGTGCTGATCCTGGCGATCGGCACGACGCTGGGCGTGGTGGTGCTCAGCGGCTGCCTGCTCATCCCGCTTCGATCACTGCGGCTGACGTTGCGCGCCTCCTGGCAGATCGACCACCCCGACGTGAAGGGGCTGGCCGCCAGCGGCCTGCTCACCGTGGCGTTCCAGCAGCTGGCCCTGATCGTGGCCCTGCGGCTGGCCAACAGCACGGAGGCGGACGGCACCGCGCTCGTGTTCACCGTCGCGCAGACCGTGTTCCTGCTGCCCTGGGCGGTGCTCGCCGTCCCGGCGGCCACCGCGGCGTACCCGGCGCTGGCGGAATCGGCGGCGACCGGCCGGCTCTCGGCGTACAACCAGACCTTGGCGAACACCGCGCGGGCCGTGACCTTGCTGAGCTGCCTGGGTGTCGCGTTGCTGGCGGGGGTGGCCGGACCGGCGGCCGCGTTCCTGTCGGCGGGCGCCGATCCGACCGCGCTGGCCTGGGGCATCGCCGCGTTCGCGCCGGGACTGCTGGGCTACGGCCTGGCGGCGTTGCTCAGCCGCGCGCTGTACGCCCGCAGCGGCCAGCGAGCCGCCGCGATCGCCTTCGGCCTGGGCTGGGGCAGCGCCGCCGTCGCCATGCCGATCCTGGCCGCGGTCCTGCCCGAGTCCGCCCGGGTCGCCGCGCTGGGGCTGGGCACCTCGGTGGGGCTGACCGTGCTGGGCCTGGTCCTGGTGATCGTGCTGCGGCGCACCGGTGCGACAATGCCCAGGTTGACCCGGGCCGCCGCCGCCGGACTTCTCGCAGCGGCAGTGGGCGCGGCGGCGGGCAACGGCGTGTGTCGGCTCGCCGGCGGACTTCCGTCGGGGGTGGGTGCGATCATCGGCCTCGGAGTGGCGGCCGGGGCGGTCGTGGTGGTGGTCTTCGTGGCCGTGCTGCTGCCGTTGGCCGGCGGTGACGTGCGGGCGCTGGCCCGCCGGTTCGCCCGGCGCTGA
- a CDS encoding glycosyltransferase family 4 protein, with protein sequence MAQQHFHGAVALVLATSTGGIGQHVAALAGGLAQAGCAVTVIGPAMTEARFGFTERGAQFIPVEIPANPTPGDLRAVRSLRRVLAAVRPAVVHAHGLRAGFAVALARPPQPTVVTWHNAPLRGGVRGGVHAMLERIVARAATVNLGASTDLVDRAKAAGAADARLWEVAAPVRAAAHRSRAGVRAELGVAADAPVILSVGRLHPQKRYDLLVKAAAQLRTEVPGATVVIAGTGPSYLDLAAQISAEHAPVRLLGHRDDVPELIAASDVAVVSSDWEARQLFAQEALAGGLPLITTGVGGLPELVGDAAVLIEPGSAEAIRAAIVDLLGDPDRRAQLTELGRERAATWPDAVDMLRRLLDLYADLADRTPVAEELD encoded by the coding sequence GTGGCACAGCAGCACTTCCACGGCGCGGTCGCGCTGGTGCTGGCGACCAGCACCGGCGGCATCGGGCAGCACGTCGCGGCGCTGGCCGGCGGGCTGGCTCAGGCCGGCTGTGCGGTGACCGTGATCGGACCGGCCATGACCGAGGCGCGGTTCGGCTTCACCGAGCGCGGCGCGCAGTTCATCCCGGTGGAGATCCCCGCCAACCCGACCCCCGGCGACCTGCGGGCGGTGCGCTCGCTGCGCCGCGTCCTGGCCGCCGTGCGCCCGGCGGTCGTGCACGCCCACGGGCTGCGCGCGGGCTTCGCGGTGGCGCTCGCCCGGCCGCCCCAGCCCACCGTCGTGACCTGGCACAACGCCCCGCTGCGCGGCGGGGTCCGCGGTGGCGTGCACGCCATGCTCGAACGCATCGTCGCCCGCGCGGCGACGGTCAACCTCGGCGCCTCCACCGACCTGGTCGACCGGGCCAAGGCCGCGGGCGCGGCCGACGCGCGCCTCTGGGAGGTCGCCGCACCGGTGCGGGCCGCGGCTCATCGCTCCCGGGCGGGGGTACGCGCGGAGCTGGGTGTGGCCGCCGACGCGCCGGTGATTCTCTCGGTCGGCCGCCTGCATCCGCAGAAACGCTATGACCTGCTCGTGAAGGCGGCCGCTCAGCTGCGGACGGAGGTGCCGGGCGCGACCGTGGTGATCGCCGGGACCGGGCCGTCCTATCTAGATCTTGCTGCGCAGATCTCGGCCGAGCACGCCCCGGTACGCCTGCTCGGCCACCGCGACGACGTCCCCGAGCTGATCGCGGCGTCCGACGTCGCCGTGGTCAGCAGCGACTGGGAAGCCCGGCAGCTGTTCGCCCAGGAGGCGCTCGCGGGCGGGCTGCCGCTGATCACGACCGGCGTCGGGGGATTGCCGGAGCTGGTCGGCGACGCCGCCGTGCTGATCGAGCCCGGCAGCGCCGAGGCGATCCGGGCCGCCATCGTCGATCTCCTCGGGGATCCCGACCGGCGGGCGCAGCTCACCGAGCTGGGCCGGGAACGCGCCGCGACCTGGCCCGACGCTGTGGACATGCTGCGCCGCCTGCTCGACCTGTACGCCGACCTCGCCGACCGGACACCGGTAGCCGAGGAGCTGGACTGA
- a CDS encoding CTP synthase, with translation MSPSARTNLSTNQPTRHIFVTGGVASSLGKGLTASSLGNLLTARGLHVVMQKLDPYLNVDPGTMNPFQHGEVFVTDDGAETDLDVGHYERFLDRSLSGKANVTTGQIYSAVIAKERRGEYLGDTVQVIPHITNEIKSRIRAMADPDEDGRTPDVVITEVGGTVGDIESLPFLEAIRQIRHDVGRENVFYLHVSLVPYLAPSGELKTKPTQHSVAALRNIGIQPDALVCRSDREIPDGMKRKLALYCDVDAEAVISAADAPSIYDIPKVLHREGLDVYVVRRLGLPFRDVDWTRWDDLLDRVHNPEAELTIALVGKYIDLPDAYLSVSEAIRAGGFAHRAKVKLRWVTSDECETFEGAAKALSGVDGVVIPGGFGVRGIEGKIGAIRHARENRIPTLGLCLGLQCMTIEVARNLAGLAHANSLEFDETAPEPIISTMADQEDIVAGLGDMGGTMRLGAYPAELRPGSIVAEVYGGTAVSERHRHRYEVNNAYRGKLEESGLRISGTSPDGKLVEFVELDREIHPYFVATQAHPELKSRPTRPHPLFAGFVRAAMAYADADRLPVGVPAKARTSDGTELDADA, from the coding sequence GTGAGCCCTTCTGCACGGACGAACCTGTCGACAAACCAGCCGACGCGGCACATCTTCGTCACCGGGGGTGTCGCCTCCTCCCTGGGCAAGGGCCTCACCGCCTCCAGCCTCGGCAATCTGCTGACCGCACGTGGCCTGCACGTGGTCATGCAGAAGCTGGACCCCTACCTCAACGTGGACCCGGGCACGATGAACCCGTTCCAGCACGGTGAGGTCTTCGTGACCGACGACGGCGCGGAGACCGACCTCGACGTCGGCCATTACGAGCGCTTCCTGGACCGGAGCCTGTCCGGCAAGGCCAACGTCACGACGGGCCAGATCTACTCGGCGGTCATCGCCAAGGAGCGCCGCGGCGAGTACCTCGGCGACACCGTCCAGGTCATCCCGCACATCACGAACGAGATCAAGTCCCGCATCCGGGCGATGGCCGACCCCGACGAGGACGGGCGTACGCCGGACGTCGTGATCACCGAGGTCGGCGGCACCGTCGGAGACATCGAGAGCCTGCCGTTCCTGGAGGCCATCCGGCAGATCCGGCACGACGTCGGCCGGGAGAACGTGTTCTACCTGCACGTCTCGCTGGTGCCGTACCTCGCGCCGTCGGGCGAGCTGAAGACCAAGCCGACCCAGCACTCGGTCGCCGCCCTGCGCAACATCGGCATCCAGCCCGACGCGCTGGTCTGCCGGTCCGACCGGGAGATCCCCGACGGCATGAAGCGCAAGCTCGCCCTGTACTGCGACGTCGACGCCGAGGCGGTCATCTCGGCGGCCGACGCGCCCAGCATCTACGACATCCCGAAGGTGCTGCACCGCGAAGGTCTGGACGTCTACGTCGTGCGCCGGCTCGGCCTGCCGTTCCGCGACGTCGACTGGACCCGCTGGGACGACCTGCTGGACCGGGTGCACAACCCCGAGGCGGAGCTGACCATCGCGCTGGTCGGCAAGTACATCGACCTGCCCGACGCGTACCTGTCGGTGTCGGAGGCGATCCGGGCGGGCGGGTTCGCCCACCGGGCCAAGGTCAAACTGCGCTGGGTCACCAGCGACGAGTGCGAGACGTTCGAAGGCGCGGCCAAGGCGCTGTCGGGCGTGGACGGCGTCGTCATCCCCGGCGGCTTCGGCGTACGCGGCATCGAAGGCAAGATCGGCGCGATCCGGCACGCCCGGGAGAACCGGATCCCGACCCTGGGGCTGTGCCTCGGCCTGCAGTGCATGACCATCGAGGTCGCCCGGAACCTGGCCGGACTGGCCCACGCCAACTCGCTGGAGTTCGACGAGACCGCCCCTGAGCCGATCATCTCCACGATGGCCGACCAGGAGGACATCGTCGCCGGCCTCGGGGACATGGGCGGCACGATGCGGCTGGGTGCGTACCCGGCCGAGCTGCGGCCCGGCTCGATCGTCGCCGAGGTCTACGGCGGCACCGCGGTCTCCGAGCGCCACCGGCACCGCTACGAGGTGAACAACGCGTACCGGGGCAAGCTGGAGGAGTCCGGGCTGCGGATCAGCGGCACCTCCCCCGACGGCAAGCTCGTCGAGTTCGTCGAGCTGGACCGCGAGATCCACCCGTACTTCGTGGCCACCCAGGCGCACCCGGAGCTGAAGAGCCGCCCGACCCGGCCGCACCCGCTGTTCGCCGGATTCGTCCGGGCGGCCATGGCGTACGCCGACGCCGACCGGCTGCCGGTGGGCGTACCGGCGAAGGCGAGGACGTCGGACGGCACGGAGCTGGACGCGGACGCGTAG
- a CDS encoding NUDIX domain-containing protein yields the protein MTHEYRVVETTERFHGKIFDVVTDLVEMPGGGVAPRDYLKHVGAVGVVALDDELRVVLVRQYRHPVRRFLWELPAGLVDVAGEEAAATAQRELAEEADLTAGRIEHLVDLHTTPGASSELIRLFLATELREVAELHQRADEEAEIEVRRVALADALKMIFEGEITNGPAVAGLLAADAVLRSRA from the coding sequence GTGACGCATGAATACCGGGTCGTCGAGACGACCGAGCGCTTTCACGGCAAGATCTTCGACGTCGTGACCGACCTGGTGGAGATGCCCGGCGGCGGAGTCGCCCCGCGCGACTACCTCAAGCACGTCGGTGCGGTCGGCGTCGTGGCCCTCGACGACGAGCTGCGCGTCGTGCTGGTCCGGCAGTACCGGCACCCGGTCCGGCGGTTCCTCTGGGAGCTGCCGGCCGGGCTGGTCGACGTGGCGGGGGAGGAGGCGGCGGCGACCGCCCAGCGCGAGCTGGCCGAGGAGGCCGACCTGACCGCCGGGCGGATCGAGCACCTCGTCGACCTGCACACCACGCCGGGCGCGTCGTCGGAGCTGATCCGGCTGTTCCTCGCGACCGAGCTGCGCGAGGTCGCCGAGCTGCACCAGCGTGCCGACGAGGAAGCCGAGATCGAGGTACGCCGCGTCGCGCTGGCCGACGCACTGAAGATGATCTTCGAGGGGGAGATCACGAACGGGCCGGCCGTCGCCGGTCTGCTCGCCGCGGACGCCGTCCTGCGCTCCCGCGCCTAA
- the ald gene encoding alanine dehydrogenase yields the protein MKVGIPREVKNHEYRVAITPAGVVEFVRNGHEVVVETQAGVGSSITDEEYRAAGAQILATADEVWAAADMILKVKEPIEPEYHRMRAGQVLFTYLHLAASKECTDALVTQKVTGIAYETVELPGGQLPLLAPMSEVAGRLAPQVGSHYLLRAQGGRGVLPGGVPGVRPAKAVVIGAGVSGMNAATIADGLGFEVTLLDKNINRLRTADQQFHGRVRTVMSNAYELELAVLAADLVVGAVLVPGAKAPTLVSNELVSRMKPGSVLVDISIDQGGCFEDSHATTHADPVYRVHDSIFYCVANMPGAVPHTSTHALTNVTLPYAIELANHGWQEALRRDKALALGLNTYDGQVVYGPVAEAHGLTVLPLEDVLK from the coding sequence GTGAAGGTCGGAATCCCCCGCGAAGTCAAGAACCACGAGTACCGGGTGGCGATCACCCCGGCCGGCGTCGTCGAGTTCGTCCGCAACGGCCACGAGGTCGTCGTCGAGACGCAGGCGGGCGTCGGTTCGTCGATCACCGACGAGGAGTACCGCGCGGCCGGAGCGCAGATCCTGGCCACCGCCGACGAGGTGTGGGCCGCCGCGGACATGATCCTCAAGGTCAAGGAGCCGATCGAGCCGGAGTACCACCGCATGCGGGCGGGCCAGGTGCTCTTCACCTACTTGCACCTGGCGGCGTCGAAGGAGTGCACCGACGCGCTCGTCACGCAGAAGGTCACCGGGATCGCGTACGAGACGGTCGAGCTGCCCGGCGGACAGCTGCCGCTGCTCGCGCCCATGAGCGAGGTCGCCGGCCGGCTGGCCCCGCAGGTCGGCTCGCACTACCTGCTGCGGGCGCAGGGCGGGCGCGGTGTGCTGCCCGGCGGCGTCCCCGGCGTACGCCCCGCGAAGGCGGTCGTCATCGGCGCCGGAGTGTCCGGCATGAACGCCGCCACCATCGCCGACGGGCTCGGCTTCGAGGTGACCCTGCTCGACAAGAACATCAACCGGCTGCGTACGGCCGATCAGCAGTTCCACGGCCGGGTGCGGACGGTCATGTCCAACGCGTACGAGCTGGAGCTGGCCGTGCTCGCCGCCGACCTGGTCGTCGGCGCGGTGCTGGTGCCCGGCGCGAAGGCCCCGACGCTGGTCTCCAACGAGCTGGTCAGCCGGATGAAGCCGGGCAGCGTGCTCGTCGACATCTCGATCGACCAGGGCGGCTGCTTCGAGGACTCGCACGCGACCACGCACGCCGACCCGGTGTACCGGGTGCACGACTCGATTTTCTACTGTGTCGCGAACATGCCGGGCGCGGTGCCCCACACCAGCACCCACGCGCTGACCAACGTGACCCTCCCGTACGCCATCGAGCTGGCCAACCACGGCTGGCAGGAGGCGCTGCGCCGGGACAAGGCGCTGGCCCTGGGCCTGAACACCTACGACGGCCAGGTCGTCTACGGCCCCGTCGCCGAGGCGCACGGGCTGACCGTGCTGCCGCTCGAGGACGTTCTGAAGTAG
- a CDS encoding ParA family protein, with protein MAGGERSEAWSSTLQSKQSALDLSADLGPADPSAYTARKDIPEPMPTDKHGPARIISMANQKGGVGKTTTTINLGAALAEYGRKVLLVDFDPQGALSVGLGVNPHNLDLSIYNLLMQDDVATEDVLIKTDVANLHLLPANIDLSAAEIQLVSEVAREMALARVLRNVRKEYDFILIDCQPSLGLLAINALTVSHGVLVPLECEFFSLRGVALLLDTIDKVRERLNFDLELEGILATMYDSRTTHCRQVLQRVVEAFGDKVYQTVITKTVKFPESTVAGAPITTLDPASSGARNYRQLAREVIAAQAAR; from the coding sequence ATGGCTGGCGGCGAGCGTTCGGAGGCTTGGTCCTCGACGTTGCAGAGCAAGCAGTCCGCTTTGGACCTCAGCGCGGATCTGGGTCCAGCGGACCCTTCGGCATACACGGCTCGTAAGGACATCCCTGAGCCGATGCCGACGGACAAGCACGGCCCGGCGCGCATCATCTCGATGGCGAACCAGAAGGGCGGCGTCGGCAAGACGACGACGACCATCAACCTGGGCGCGGCGCTGGCCGAATACGGGCGCAAGGTGCTGCTGGTCGACTTCGACCCGCAGGGCGCGCTGTCGGTCGGCCTCGGGGTCAATCCGCACAACCTCGATCTGTCCATCTACAACCTGCTCATGCAGGACGATGTGGCGACCGAGGACGTGCTCATCAAGACCGACGTGGCCAACCTGCACCTGCTCCCGGCCAACATCGACCTGTCGGCGGCGGAGATCCAGCTCGTCAGCGAGGTCGCGCGGGAGATGGCGCTGGCCCGGGTGCTGCGCAACGTCCGCAAGGAATACGACTTCATCCTGATCGACTGCCAGCCGTCGCTCGGTCTGCTCGCGATCAACGCGCTGACCGTCAGCCATGGCGTCCTGGTGCCGCTGGAGTGCGAGTTCTTCAGCCTGCGGGGCGTGGCGTTGCTGCTGGACACCATCGACAAGGTCCGCGAGCGGCTGAACTTCGACCTCGAACTCGAAGGCATCCTCGCCACCATGTACGACTCCCGGACGACCCACTGCCGCCAGGTGCTCCAGCGGGTGGTCGAGGCGTTCGGCGACAAGGTGTACCAGACGGTGATCACGAAGACGGTGAAGTTCCCCGAGTCGACCGTGGCCGGGGCGCCGATCACCACGCTCGACCCGGCTTCGTCCGGGGCGCGCAACTACCGGCAGCTCGCCCGCGAAGTGATCGCGGCACAGGCCGCGCGCTGA
- a CDS encoding segregation and condensation protein A, with protein MNAPESATDAALSAAEGAMPADEGAVASVVEDAAGPTAGGAVEDAPLAEAGASPLEVDTPVVDSNSGRFSVKLVNFEGPFDLLLQLIGKHKLDVTEVALHQVTDDFIAHIRAAGDDWDLDEASEFLVIAATLLDLKAARLLPAAAVEDEEDLALLEARDLLFARLLQYRAFKQAAAHLSELAELGQRRWPRAVALEERYAEALPDLVLGVGLDRFAKLAAKAFSPKPAPPTVSIAHIHDVKVSVREHAETLRDRLEALGIATFRVLVSDCQSTLEVVARFLALLELYRENLVGFEQIQPLGELTVRWIAADGARVELDFDEYAGSPAPPESAADAPSGDSGEPGDSAETAAADVAEDVDASADASDGADTADAADAEDGQPSA; from the coding sequence ATGAACGCGCCCGAGTCTGCCACCGATGCCGCCCTGTCCGCGGCCGAGGGCGCCATGCCGGCGGACGAGGGTGCTGTCGCGTCGGTGGTCGAGGACGCTGCCGGGCCGACGGCCGGAGGCGCGGTCGAGGATGCGCCACTCGCCGAGGCCGGTGCATCGCCGCTCGAGGTCGACACTCCGGTCGTGGACAGCAACAGCGGCCGGTTCAGCGTCAAGCTCGTCAACTTCGAAGGCCCGTTCGACCTGCTGCTCCAGCTGATCGGCAAGCACAAGCTGGACGTCACCGAGGTGGCGCTGCACCAGGTCACCGACGACTTCATCGCGCACATCCGGGCGGCCGGCGACGACTGGGACCTCGACGAGGCCAGCGAGTTCCTCGTCATCGCGGCAACACTGCTCGACCTCAAGGCGGCCCGGCTGCTGCCGGCGGCGGCGGTCGAGGACGAGGAAGACCTCGCCCTGCTGGAAGCGCGGGACCTGCTGTTCGCGCGGCTGTTGCAGTACCGGGCGTTCAAGCAGGCCGCGGCCCACCTCTCCGAGCTGGCCGAACTGGGCCAGCGCCGGTGGCCCCGCGCGGTCGCGCTGGAGGAGCGCTACGCCGAGGCGCTGCCCGATCTCGTGCTCGGCGTCGGCCTCGACCGCTTCGCCAAGCTCGCGGCCAAGGCGTTCAGCCCCAAACCCGCGCCGCCCACGGTCTCCATCGCCCACATCCACGACGTCAAGGTCAGCGTGCGCGAGCACGCCGAGACGCTCCGGGATCGGCTCGAGGCCCTGGGCATCGCCACGTTCCGCGTACTGGTCAGCGATTGCCAGAGCACACTAGAGGTCGTCGCGCGGTTCCTCGCGCTCCTCGAGCTGTACCGCGAGAACCTGGTCGGCTTTGAACAGATCCAACCGCTCGGGGAACTCACGGTCCGCTGGATCGCCGCCGACGGCGCGCGGGTTGAGCTTGACTTCGACGAGTACGCCGGAAGCCCTGCCCCGCCCGAGTCAGCGGCGGACGCCCCTTCCGGCGACTCCGGCGAGCCCGGAGACTCGGCCGAGACAGCCGCCGCGGATGTGGCCGAGGACGTAGACGCGTCTGCGGACGCTTCTGATGGCGCGGATACTGCTGACGCCGCCGACGCCGAAGACGGCCAGCCCAGCGCTTGA